The nucleotide sequence CACGTGCTTGATTCCCCTGAAATTTACTTCACGTATCCTTTGATGCCCACCGGCTTCAGTGTCTGGGGAAAGTCTCGCGGTTCAGAATGAGCCTGCTGCATGATCTGCTGCAGATCTTTGATTTTTTCCGGATGCTGTTTCGCAAGGTTTTTCGTTTCCCCAATATCTGTACCCAGGTCGTAGAGTTCAATCGGCTGATTCATACGATTCTGTACGGCTTTCCAGTTTCCCTGGCGAATCGCACGCGAGCGAATCTTCCCCCTGGTGTATTCCCAGTAGAGGTACTCGTGTTCTGGTTGCTTCCCTTTGCCCAGGAGGGTGGGCAAAAACGAGATGCCGTCGATATCGACACCAGAGGGAACTGTAGTCCCTGCAACCTGAGCCAGTGTGGGCAATACATCCCAGAAAGCAATCTGCAGATCAGATGTTTTTCCGGCAGCGATTTTTCCCGGCCAGTTCGCGATGAAAGGAACTCGAATGCCTCCTTCATACATCGAACCTTTATGACCGCGGAGCGGCGCATTACCGTTGAAGAAATCGGTCATCTCTTTCCAGGTTCCCCCCTGCCCGCCATTATCGGAGGTAAAAATAATCAACGTATTATCACGAATCCCCAGGTCTTCCAGCAGCGTGACGATTTCTCCCACGTGATCGTCCAGGCGGGAGACCATGCCGGCAAACGTCGTCAGACCGTCTTCCGAACCAATATAACCAGGTCGGGGATCCAGGATCTGTTTTTTGGGAAACTGACCACGATACGGCTTTTCTGACTCTTCCGGGACCACCAGTTCCACGTGAGGAATAATGTAAGGCAGATAGGCGAAGAAGGGCTGCGCTTTATTTTTCTGGATGAAAGCTTTGGCGTCTTCATGAATCAGATCGTGAATGTAGCGGCCGCGCTGGTTATTTTCATTTTCAGGCAGCATGAGTCTGTGCTCATTATTCCAGATCCAGAAGGGATAATAGAAGTGGGCGTGTACCTGCAGCAGTTGCCCTGTGAAATCATCAAAGCCCTGCTGTCCGGGTCGGCCAGGTGTTCCTTCATAACCCAGGCCCCATTTGCCGAACGCACCCGTAGCATAGCCGGCGATTTTGAGTACTTCGGCAACGGTCGTGTCTTCTTCATACAACAACTGGTTCAGGTCGTTGGCACGCACGGCGGTATGCCCGGTGTGTTGTCCTGTCATCAATACACTGCGTGAAGGCTGACAGACCATCGAACCGGCATAAGCCTGCGTGAATTTCATACCTTCTGCAGCCAGCTTGTCGATATGCGGTGTTTTGATTTTTTTCTGACCGTAGCAACCAAGTTCCGCGTAGCCTAAATCGTCGGCCATGATGAAAATAATATTCGGTTTCTGTTTCTCTGTCGCTTCCAGTCTGACGGAAGCAAGGAGGTTCATACTGCATATGACTGTCAAAATTAATAAGAGTTGTCGAAACATGATGCCAGATCCTTTCGAAGTTTTTGATTCCCTGTTTTTTTGAAATATTTACACGCTGAATTTGTATTCAGAATGCTTTTTAAAAAATCGTTTGAGATTGGTATTGACCGATTCAAAATGACTTTCTATTCTCCCCGCACCATTGGCGTTCACGCTGATTTTGAAAACATCAAACAGACCATTCCTGATAACATCACACCTCAGAATGACCGTTATCAATCCCTTTTTCAACCTTCAATAATACACTGGTGTCCGCTGAGCGATTTCATTCACTCAGTGGAAAGATCGAATGCCAAAGGCACGGATGCTGTGGCATCGATCTTTTTTGAAGCGACTAAAATGGAGTGTCCTTTGAGGCGTGTCTGTCAGGCATGAAAAATAATGGCGTACAATCGCCTCCCGGAAGTAGTACAAGTCCTTCCCCCCCCTGGGCTACTGCTTCCGGGAATTTTTATGCGCCGCGCCTGATACCGGCGCGACACTGGTACCAGGCGAAACGCAGGCGGTCAGGATTCAACCCGCGCGGGGAACCCGTCCATTTTCCCGATGACCACGATACCGGATTCAGAAACGGCAAAACCGCGACTTTTATCCGCTTCCAGGTCATAGCCGATCTCACAGCCTTTGGGGATGGATACACCTTTATCAATAATTGCATTGCGAATCTTTGCATGCCGACCCACATTCACGCCCGAGAACAGAATCGAATTATCGACTTCTGCCCAGCTGTTAACGCGTACGTTGGAGGAAATGATCGACTGGCTGACGCGACCACCTGAGATAATCGAGCCCGCACAGACCATACTGTCGACGGCCTGACCCACGCGTGGTTTATTGCCTTCACTCTGGGCAAAGACAAACTTGGGTGGTGGATCGGGTGGCTGATAGGAACGAATGGGCCAGGTATTATCGTACAGGTTTAACTGCGGGTGTACGGAGACCAGATCCATATTCGCTTCATAATACGCGTCGATCGTTCCGACATCGCGCCAGTAATAACCGTCGCCTGTATTTTTATCCTGGAAGGGATACGCGCGAATCAGGTGGTCGTCGATGATCGACGGAATAATATTCTTGCCGAAGTCATGTGAACTGTCGAGCTGAGTCGCATCATAACACAATCGTTCAAACAGGAAATTCGTATTGAAAACATAGATGCCCATCGAAGCCAGGCTTTTATCGGGATGGTTGGGCATGGGAGCGGGATTGGCCGGCTTTTCTTCGAACTTGACCACGCGCATATCTTCATCGACGCCCATCACACCAAACTGCGTGGCTTCGTCACGATCTACGGGAATGCAGCCAATGGTGACTTCCGCGCCGGATTCCTTATGATCGCGAATCAGTTTGGAATAATCCATTTTATAAATATGATCGCCGGAAAGGATCAGGATGTGTTCCGAGCGGGCCCGTTCGATGGTGTAGATATTCTGATAGACGGCGTCGGCGGTTCCCTGGTACCACTGTTCGTCGATACGCTGCTGAGGAGGTAGAACGTCGATGAATTCATTCAACTCCCGACAGAGGAACCGCCAGCCCAGATTGATATGCCGATCGAGACTGGCTGCTTTATACTGGGTCAGAATCAGGATCCGACGCAGCCCGCTGTTGATGCAGTTCGAAAGTGTAAAATCGATGATGCGATAACCGCCTCCAAACGGTACAGCGGGTTTTGCTCGATCCCTGGTAAGCGGTTCCAGACGTGATCCCTTACCACCGGCCAGAACCAAGGCCAACACATTTCGCATAATTGTTCCTTCCTCAGCATGGAACAAGGCCCAGGCGGGCTCATTCCCTGATCCATCAATGTATTCGAATAGAGGTTTTTAAAGCGCTTCATTGAACGGTTCGGACAAACCACATTCACAGACTGCCCGTGAAGGTTTTATTCCCTGCGATATGAGTTGTGCGAACGCTCTCCGTATGTTGTAGCATGCTCCGACGATGAAAGGAATTCAAAAAACAGTGTTTTGGGTAAGATCTGTTTTCTTAGTCTTCCTGACTGTGTCAGTTTGGCAGGACTGTCGTCATCCACGGTTTTGTTCATTCCAAATTATTGAAGTTCCTATAGTTTTGTAGCTTGCGACTTCTCTCGTTTGCTGGTTCATTTTATAATTTGCGGCATAAGCCTCTCACCTTCCAGACTGGAGAAAACAGCCATGAGCACCACCGACGAAAAACAGACAAAATCGTTTTATGACCGTATCAGCCATTCCTATGATATGATCGCTGATTCCAACGAGCATGTGGCCCGGGAAAAAGGGCTGACGGCGCTGGCGATTCAAGAGGGGGAATCAGTTCTGGAAATTGGTTATGGTACGGGACATTCACTGGTAGCGCTGGCGGAAGCTGTCGGGGCGGCGGGCAAGGTGAGCGGCGTGGATATTTCAGACGGCATGAAAACCGTCTCGGAAAAACGGGTCGCTGAAGCCGGCCTGGCAGATCGTGTGGAGTTGATGGTCGCCAATACACCTCCCCTCCCCTTTGCAGAGGGAAGTTTTGACGTTGTTTCTATGAGCTTTACCCTGGAACTGTTTCCGCTGGAAACCATCCCCGCAGTGCTGTCCGAAATCAAGCGGGTGCTGAAGCCGGGGGGCCGTCTGGGTGTCGTCTGCATGGCACTACCCAAAGAGGGGGAAAAAGACAGTTTCCTGGAAAAAACCTACAAATGGATGCACCAGCACTTCCCACACATTGTCGACTGTCAGCCCATCAATGCGACCGGTTTACTGCAGGAGGCCGGCTTTTCGCTTCAGGTAGATGACACCATGGAAATCTGGACGATGCCTGTCTCAGTGCTGGTAGGCATAACTCCCGCCTGATCCATCGTCAATTTCCGCTTTTCAATCCAGCTGGACAGGGGACAGCAATTCGCATGCCTGCAGAGCAACGGCAATCTGAGTCGGTTCCCACATCGGGCTCAAGCTTTCAAAAACAGCTGAGCCTGTGGGATACCGTGAATATCATCATCGGGATTGTGATCGGTGTTTCGATCTTCAAGTTGCCCAGTCTGGTCTTCGGAAACGCGGGTTCGATTGAAGCCGGCTTTGTAATCTGGGGGCTGGGAGGCCTGCTGATGCTGGCCGGGGCGCTGTGCTACGCCGAGCTGGCGTCTGCGATTCCGGAGACGGGCGGCGACTATGTCTTCCTGTCCCGTACTTATGGGAATGGGACCGGGTTTCTGTTTGGCTGGGCGCAGTTCATCGCCATCAATCCGGGCAATATCGGCATCATGTCGTATGTGTTCGCGGATTATGCAATCGAGTTTCTGAACGCCTCCGGTTATGAGATTCCCGAGGGCTGGTCGGTCGTACTGGCATCTGCGTCTGTCTGTATTCTGATTTTCCTGAATCTGCTGGGGCTGATGGTCGGCAAGTGGGCACAAAACATTCTGACGCTGGCTAAAGTCATCGGTCTGGCGGCGATATTTGTGAGCGGCCTGTACCTGGGATTGCAGGGAACAGGCGACACTGTTGTCGAACCAGTCATAAAGCGCCCGAATTCGGAACTGCATTTTGGACTGGCGATGGTATTTGTGCTGTATGCATTTGGCGGCTGGAACGATGCGGCCTTTGTCGCTGCGGAAGTCAAAGAGCCGGGCAAAAATATTCCGCGGGCACTGATCGCGGGCACCGGGGGAATCCTGGTCATTTACCTGCTGATCAACTTAGCCTACCTGTGGGGGCTGGGTTCCACCCGATTGCTGCAGTCCTCCACACCGGCGGCAGAACTGCTGGGCAATGCCTGGGGGGATTACGGCACACAAATCATCAGCCTGATTATTATGATCTCCTCGCTGGGTGCCATCAACGGTTTGATTATTACCGGGTCCCGCGTGAACGTGCGACTGGGCATGGACCACCGTTTTTTTGCGGCCCTGGCCCGCTGGAATGTGCGAGTGAACGCCCCCCTCTATTCGCTGTTGTCGCAAGGCGTGATCTCGATCGTCATGATTTTGCTGGTGGGAACGGAAACAGG is from Gimesia maris and encodes:
- a CDS encoding arylsulfatase; this encodes MFRQLLLILTVICSMNLLASVRLEATEKQKPNIIFIMADDLGYAELGCYGQKKIKTPHIDKLAAEGMKFTQAYAGSMVCQPSRSVLMTGQHTGHTAVRANDLNQLLYEEDTTVAEVLKIAGYATGAFGKWGLGYEGTPGRPGQQGFDDFTGQLLQVHAHFYYPFWIWNNEHRLMLPENENNQRGRYIHDLIHEDAKAFIQKNKAQPFFAYLPYIIPHVELVVPEESEKPYRGQFPKKQILDPRPGYIGSEDGLTTFAGMVSRLDDHVGEIVTLLEDLGIRDNTLIIFTSDNGGQGGTWKEMTDFFNGNAPLRGHKGSMYEGGIRVPFIANWPGKIAAGKTSDLQIAFWDVLPTLAQVAGTTVPSGVDIDGISFLPTLLGKGKQPEHEYLYWEYTRGKIRSRAIRQGNWKAVQNRMNQPIELYDLGTDIGETKNLAKQHPEKIKDLQQIMQQAHSEPRDFPQTLKPVGIKGYVK
- the glgC gene encoding glucose-1-phosphate adenylyltransferase; this translates as MRNVLALVLAGGKGSRLEPLTRDRAKPAVPFGGGYRIIDFTLSNCINSGLRRILILTQYKAASLDRHINLGWRFLCRELNEFIDVLPPQQRIDEQWYQGTADAVYQNIYTIERARSEHILILSGDHIYKMDYSKLIRDHKESGAEVTIGCIPVDRDEATQFGVMGVDEDMRVVKFEEKPANPAPMPNHPDKSLASMGIYVFNTNFLFERLCYDATQLDSSHDFGKNIIPSIIDDHLIRAYPFQDKNTGDGYYWRDVGTIDAYYEANMDLVSVHPQLNLYDNTWPIRSYQPPDPPPKFVFAQSEGNKPRVGQAVDSMVCAGSIISGGRVSQSIISSNVRVNSWAEVDNSILFSGVNVGRHAKIRNAIIDKGVSIPKGCEIGYDLEADKSRGFAVSESGIVVIGKMDGFPARVES
- a CDS encoding class I SAM-dependent methyltransferase, whose translation is MSTTDEKQTKSFYDRISHSYDMIADSNEHVAREKGLTALAIQEGESVLEIGYGTGHSLVALAEAVGAAGKVSGVDISDGMKTVSEKRVAEAGLADRVELMVANTPPLPFAEGSFDVVSMSFTLELFPLETIPAVLSEIKRVLKPGGRLGVVCMALPKEGEKDSFLEKTYKWMHQHFPHIVDCQPINATGLLQEAGFSLQVDDTMEIWTMPVSVLVGITPA
- a CDS encoding APC family permease; this translates as MPAEQRQSESVPTSGSSFQKQLSLWDTVNIIIGIVIGVSIFKLPSLVFGNAGSIEAGFVIWGLGGLLMLAGALCYAELASAIPETGGDYVFLSRTYGNGTGFLFGWAQFIAINPGNIGIMSYVFADYAIEFLNASGYEIPEGWSVVLASASVCILIFLNLLGLMVGKWAQNILTLAKVIGLAAIFVSGLYLGLQGTGDTVVEPVIKRPNSELHFGLAMVFVLYAFGGWNDAAFVAAEVKEPGKNIPRALIAGTGGILVIYLLINLAYLWGLGSTRLLQSSTPAAELLGNAWGDYGTQIISLIIMISSLGAINGLIITGSRVNVRLGMDHRFFAALARWNVRVNAPLYSLLSQGVISIVMILLVGTETGRRLIDAPFTLIQGDFIKWEQYQDGFDTLLVATAPLFWTFFLLTGLSLIILRYKAPQMERPFRVPLYPVTPILFCLTCLYMLYASLDYARGLALLGLIPVLIGVPLYWMSRRKTSV